From a single Myotis daubentonii chromosome 5, mMyoDau2.1, whole genome shotgun sequence genomic region:
- the MED26 gene encoding mediator of RNA polymerase II transcription subunit 26 isoform X1 has product MTAAPSSPQQIRDRLLQAIDPQSNIRNMVAVLEVISSLEKYPITKEALEETRLGKLINDVRKKTKNEELAKRAKKLLRNWQKLIEPVHQNEAVLRGLAGAPGSANGGAHNCRPEAGVASAPKSIHDLKNRNDIQRLPGLRLDRLSNRKRRGDQRDLGHPGPTPKVSKVSHDSLVPNSSPLPTNGIGGSPESFPGPLDSGRHVGPEGSCLEQGENDKHSIKIPINAVRPHTSSPGLGKPSGPCLQSKAAVLQQLDRADETSGPPHPKGPPRCSFSPRNSRHEGSFARQRSPYSPKGSVPSPLPRPQSLDVTQVPSPLPLAQPSTPPVRRLELLPSAESPVHWLEQPEGHQRLAGPVCKAGLSPAEPILPRAGFSPDSSRADSDAASSGGSDSKKKRKQPRDYTVNSGGQVAEAGVKPVRLKERKLTFDPMTRQIKPLTQKEPVRADSPVHTEQPRTELDKPEAKTSLQSPFEQTNWKELSRNEIIQSYLSRQSSLLSSSGAQTPGAHHFMSEYLRQEESTRRGARTPHVLLPPGPFTDLPGLSRQVTQNDLDRIQAHQWPGVNGCQDTQGNWYDWTQCISLDPHGDDGRLNILPYVCLD; this is encoded by the exons ATCCGGAACATGGTGGCGGTGTTGGAAGTCATCTCCAGCCTAGAGAAATACCCCATTACCAAAGAGGCACTGGAG GAGACGCGACTTGGGAAACTCATCAATGACGTCCGCAAGAAGACCAAGAATGAAGAGCTCGCCAAGCGGGCCAAGAAGCTGCTGCGGAACTGGCAGAAGCTCATTGAGCCTGTGCACCAGAATGAGGCAGTGCTGCGGGGGCTGGCAGGTGCCCCTGGCTCTGCTAACGGGGGTGCCCACAACTGCCGGCCAGAGGCGGGGGTGGCCAGCGCACCCAAGAGCATCCATGACCTGAAGAACCGCAATGACATCCAGAGACTGCCTGGGCTGCGGCTGGACAGGCTGAGCAATCGCAAGCGCCGGGGGGACCAGCGTGACCTTGGCCACCCTGGGCCAACTCCCAAGGTCTCCAAAGTAAGCCATGACTCCCTGGTTCCCAACTCATCACCTCTCCCCACCAATGGGATAGGTGGGAGCCCCGAGAGCTTCCCAGGTCCCCTGGACAGTGGCAGGCACGTGGGCCCTGAGGGCAGCTGCCTGGAGCAGGGCGAGAATGACAAGCACAGCATCAAGATCCCCATCAATGCTGTGAGGCCGCACACCAGCTCCCCAGGTCTGGGCAAGCCCTCCGGGCCCTGCTTGCAAAGCAAGGCTGCAGTGCTACAGCAGCTGGACAGGGCGGACGAGACCTCgggacctccccaccccaaagGGCCGCCTCGTTGCTCCTTCAGTCCCCGGAACTCACGGCACGAGGGCTCCTTTGCCCGGCAGCGGAGCCCATACTCACCCAAGGGCTCTGTGCCCAGTCCCTTGCCTCGGCCCCAGTCGCTCGATGTCACACAGGTGCCATCACCACTGCCACTTGCCCAGCCATCCACACCCCCTGTGCGGCGGCTAGAGCTGTTGCCCAGTGCTGAGAGCCCAGTGCACTGGCTAGAGCAGCCTGAGGGCCACCAGCGACTGGCAGGGCCGGTCTGCAAGGCAGGGCTGTCACCAGCTGAGCCCATCCTACCCCGGGCTGGCTTCTCCCCAGACTCCTCCAGGGCGGACAGTGATGCAGCCTCCTCTGGTGGTTCAGACAGcaaaaagaagaggaaacagcCCCGTGACTACACGGTGAACTCGGGTGGCCAAGTGGCCGAGGCAGGCGTCAAGCCTGTGCGGTTAAAAGAGCGGAAGCTCACCTTTGACCCCATGACAAGACAGATCAAACCTCTGACCCAGAAAGAGCCAGTGCGGGCCGACAGCCCTGTGCACACGGAGCAACCCAGGACAGAGCTGGACAAACCCGAGGCCAAGACCAGCCTCCAAAGCCCCTTTGAGCAGACGAACTGGAAGGAGCTGTCACGCAATGAGATCATTCAGTCCTACCTAAGCCGGCAGAGCAGCTTGCTCTCATCTTCGGGCGCACAAACCCCAGGGGCCCACCACTTCATGTCTGAGTACCTGAGACAGGAGGAGAGCACCCGGCGTGGGGCCAGGACGCCACACGTGCTACTGCCTCCGGGCCCATTCACTGACCTCCCGGGGCTAAGCCGCCAGGTCACACAGAACGATCTGGACAGAATCCAAGCCCACCAGTGGCCAGGGGTGAATGGGTGTCAGGACACACAGGGTAACTGGTATGACTGGACGCAGTGCATATCGCTTGATCCGCACGGTGACGACGGGCGATTGAACATTCTGCCTTATGTTTGCTTAGACTGA
- the MED26 gene encoding mediator of RNA polymerase II transcription subunit 26 isoform X2, whose protein sequence is MVAVLEVISSLEKYPITKEALEETRLGKLINDVRKKTKNEELAKRAKKLLRNWQKLIEPVHQNEAVLRGLAGAPGSANGGAHNCRPEAGVASAPKSIHDLKNRNDIQRLPGLRLDRLSNRKRRGDQRDLGHPGPTPKVSKVSHDSLVPNSSPLPTNGIGGSPESFPGPLDSGRHVGPEGSCLEQGENDKHSIKIPINAVRPHTSSPGLGKPSGPCLQSKAAVLQQLDRADETSGPPHPKGPPRCSFSPRNSRHEGSFARQRSPYSPKGSVPSPLPRPQSLDVTQVPSPLPLAQPSTPPVRRLELLPSAESPVHWLEQPEGHQRLAGPVCKAGLSPAEPILPRAGFSPDSSRADSDAASSGGSDSKKKRKQPRDYTVNSGGQVAEAGVKPVRLKERKLTFDPMTRQIKPLTQKEPVRADSPVHTEQPRTELDKPEAKTSLQSPFEQTNWKELSRNEIIQSYLSRQSSLLSSSGAQTPGAHHFMSEYLRQEESTRRGARTPHVLLPPGPFTDLPGLSRQVTQNDLDRIQAHQWPGVNGCQDTQGNWYDWTQCISLDPHGDDGRLNILPYVCLD, encoded by the exons ATGGTGGCGGTGTTGGAAGTCATCTCCAGCCTAGAGAAATACCCCATTACCAAAGAGGCACTGGAG GAGACGCGACTTGGGAAACTCATCAATGACGTCCGCAAGAAGACCAAGAATGAAGAGCTCGCCAAGCGGGCCAAGAAGCTGCTGCGGAACTGGCAGAAGCTCATTGAGCCTGTGCACCAGAATGAGGCAGTGCTGCGGGGGCTGGCAGGTGCCCCTGGCTCTGCTAACGGGGGTGCCCACAACTGCCGGCCAGAGGCGGGGGTGGCCAGCGCACCCAAGAGCATCCATGACCTGAAGAACCGCAATGACATCCAGAGACTGCCTGGGCTGCGGCTGGACAGGCTGAGCAATCGCAAGCGCCGGGGGGACCAGCGTGACCTTGGCCACCCTGGGCCAACTCCCAAGGTCTCCAAAGTAAGCCATGACTCCCTGGTTCCCAACTCATCACCTCTCCCCACCAATGGGATAGGTGGGAGCCCCGAGAGCTTCCCAGGTCCCCTGGACAGTGGCAGGCACGTGGGCCCTGAGGGCAGCTGCCTGGAGCAGGGCGAGAATGACAAGCACAGCATCAAGATCCCCATCAATGCTGTGAGGCCGCACACCAGCTCCCCAGGTCTGGGCAAGCCCTCCGGGCCCTGCTTGCAAAGCAAGGCTGCAGTGCTACAGCAGCTGGACAGGGCGGACGAGACCTCgggacctccccaccccaaagGGCCGCCTCGTTGCTCCTTCAGTCCCCGGAACTCACGGCACGAGGGCTCCTTTGCCCGGCAGCGGAGCCCATACTCACCCAAGGGCTCTGTGCCCAGTCCCTTGCCTCGGCCCCAGTCGCTCGATGTCACACAGGTGCCATCACCACTGCCACTTGCCCAGCCATCCACACCCCCTGTGCGGCGGCTAGAGCTGTTGCCCAGTGCTGAGAGCCCAGTGCACTGGCTAGAGCAGCCTGAGGGCCACCAGCGACTGGCAGGGCCGGTCTGCAAGGCAGGGCTGTCACCAGCTGAGCCCATCCTACCCCGGGCTGGCTTCTCCCCAGACTCCTCCAGGGCGGACAGTGATGCAGCCTCCTCTGGTGGTTCAGACAGcaaaaagaagaggaaacagcCCCGTGACTACACGGTGAACTCGGGTGGCCAAGTGGCCGAGGCAGGCGTCAAGCCTGTGCGGTTAAAAGAGCGGAAGCTCACCTTTGACCCCATGACAAGACAGATCAAACCTCTGACCCAGAAAGAGCCAGTGCGGGCCGACAGCCCTGTGCACACGGAGCAACCCAGGACAGAGCTGGACAAACCCGAGGCCAAGACCAGCCTCCAAAGCCCCTTTGAGCAGACGAACTGGAAGGAGCTGTCACGCAATGAGATCATTCAGTCCTACCTAAGCCGGCAGAGCAGCTTGCTCTCATCTTCGGGCGCACAAACCCCAGGGGCCCACCACTTCATGTCTGAGTACCTGAGACAGGAGGAGAGCACCCGGCGTGGGGCCAGGACGCCACACGTGCTACTGCCTCCGGGCCCATTCACTGACCTCCCGGGGCTAAGCCGCCAGGTCACACAGAACGATCTGGACAGAATCCAAGCCCACCAGTGGCCAGGGGTGAATGGGTGTCAGGACACACAGGGTAACTGGTATGACTGGACGCAGTGCATATCGCTTGATCCGCACGGTGACGACGGGCGATTGAACATTCTGCCTTATGTTTGCTTAGACTGA